Proteins encoded in a region of the Vicia villosa cultivar HV-30 ecotype Madison, WI linkage group LG5, Vvil1.0, whole genome shotgun sequence genome:
- the LOC131605924 gene encoding zinc finger BED domain-containing protein RICESLEEPER 2-like, with amino-acid sequence MASSLNNNEVSEQVAIDSTQVEANTTQESQELEHEQEPESVVGRKRRKTSSIWKDFDEVEIKKGVMKGVCKYCKLQFATGGSGSSTSHMKRHIDKCLKKKLHESTEKRQTTIPFQPSNSGNPFITPGARYSNEKMREIIATAIMVHEYPFSIVEDDVWMWGFQYANSDFHKVTHKTIRSDCVALFEREKKVLKKILESVGKISLTTDMWKSSHQVVEYMVITGHFIDSEWNLQKRVLSFVKVPAPRRGIDVADSIYKCLKIWGIENKVFSVSVDNASYNDSCLRCLKDDLSLTSKLILDGSLFHVRCCAHILNLLVQDGLSKIKDIIFNIRESVKYINHNDGRLKAFCDVVEQKGLKERKLIIDCPTRWNSTFNMLSTALNFKIAFAAYKEREPHYDYAPLPEEWNKVEKVCKLLEVFNRATHVISGSEYPTANLYLSEVWKVKEILDKAGEDEDLFMREMAGPMKIKFDKYWGECNMLMAIASVLDPRCKFHMVRICFPKIYKSKEVADENIMKVRCSLEELYDEYVALSLAESSSSVVNLDSNNSSSSQVNVVAVRTGFDEIMSIIQESEAISPIKSELQDYLDEGIYIPKNASFCALDWWRNNSMKYKILSKMAADILAIPISTVASESTFSAGGRVIDEHRSKLNEESVEALICGGDWFRHKYNVKKKPKVEREEINITLKI; translated from the exons ATGGCTTCTTCTTTGAATAATAATGAGGTGAGTGAACAAGTGGCTATAGATTCAACTCAAGTAGAAGCAAACACAACACAAGAAAGTCAGGAACTTGAACATGAACAAGAACCAGAATCAGTTGTtgggagaaagaggagaaaaacatCAAGCATTTGGAAAGATTTTGATGAAGTTGAAATTAAAAAAGGTGTGATGAAAGGGGTTTGCAAATACTGTAAACTCCAATTTGCTACTGGAGGGTCGGGATCTAGCACTAGTCATATGAAAAGGCATATTGATAAATGCTTgaaaaagaagttgcacgagtcTACCGAAAAGAGACAAACAACCATTCCGTTTCAGCCTTCAAATTCAGGTAATCCCTTTATTACTCCCGGTGCTAGATACTCTAATGAAAAGATGAGGGAAATAATTGCAACCGCTATCATGGTCCATGAATATCCTTTTAGCATTGTTGAAGATGACGTTTGGATGTGGGGTTTCCAATATGCAAACTCAGATTTTCATAAGGTTACTCATAAAACAATAAGGAGTGATTGTGTGGCATTGTTTGAGAGGGAGAAGAAAGTGTTGAAGAAAATTTTAGAAAGTGTGGGAAAGATAAGTTTAACTACTGATATGTGGAAATCTAGCCACCAGGTAGTTGAGTATATGGTTATCACAGGACATTTCATTGATTCAGAATGGAATCTTCAAAAAAgagttttgagttttgtgaaagTCCCTGCACCAAGGCGTGGAATTGATGTGGCTGATTCTATTTATAAATGTTTGAAAATTTGGGGGATTGAAAATAAAGTTTTTTCAGTATCCGTTGATAATGCCTCTTATAATGATTCATGTTTAAGATGTCTCAAAGATGATTTATCTCTAACTAGTAAGTTAATCCTTGATGGTTCTTTGTTTCATGTTAGATGTTGTGCTCATATATTGAATTTGTTGGTGCAAGATGGCCTTAGTAAAATTAAGGACATCATTTTCAATATTCGTGAAAGTGTCAAATATATTAATCACAATGATGGAAGACTAAAGGCATTTTGTGATGTGGTTGAGCAAAAAGGTTTGAAAGAAAGGAAACTCATTATTGATTGTCCAACAAGATGGAATTCAACCTTTAATATGTTGTCAACTGCTTTGAATTTTAAGATTGCATTTGCAGCCTATAAAGAAAGAGAGCCTCATTATGATTATGCCCCTTTGCCTGAAGAATGGAACAAAGTTGAGAAAGTTTGTAAACTTCTAGAAGTGTTTAATCGTGCTACTCATGTTATTTCAG GTAGTGAGTATCCGACTGCAAATTTGTATTTGTCTGAAGTTTGGAAGGTGAAAGAAATACTTGATAaggcgggtgaagatgaagatctcTTCATGAGAGAAATGGCAGGTCCAATGAAAATAAAGTTTGACAAATATTGGGGGGAGTGTAATATGTTGATGGCTATAGCTAGTGTTTTGGATCCTAGGTGCAAATTTCATATGGTGCGTATATGTTTTCCCAAGATATATAAATCTAAAGAAGTTGCTGATGAGAATATAATGAAGGTTAGGTGTTCATTGGAAGAGTTATATGATGAGTATGTAGCTCTATCTTTGGCAGAGTCTTCGTCTTCTGTTGTTAATTTGGATAGTAATAATTCATCATCTTCTCAAGTAAATGTCGTAGCTGTCAGAACTGGATTTGATGAAATTATGAGCATTATTCAAGAAAGTGAAGCCATTTCTCCAATAAAATCCGAATTGCAAGATTATCTTGATGAAGGTATTTACATTCCTAAAAATGCCTCTTTTTGTGCTCTGGACTGGTGGAGGAACAATAGCATGAAATATAAGATATTATCTAAGATGGCTGCGGATATACTAGCTATTCCAATCTCAACTGTGGCTTCTGAGTCCACATTCAGTGCTGGAGGTAGAGTTATTGATGAACACCGCTCTAAGCTAAATGAAGAATCTGTTGAAGCTCTCATTTGCGGTGGTGATTGGTTTCGTCATAAGTATAATGTGAAGAAAAAACCAaag GTTGAAAGAGAGGAGATAAATATCACCTTGAAGATTTGA
- the LOC131608066 gene encoding brassinosteroid-responsive RING protein 1-like → MGFPVGYTELLFPKLVLHLLSIFTFIRKLISLIFSHLGLPDFIEPDIPWPENSTRPPEFESVSALLIREILPVVKFNELVDLDPPESCAVCLTEFEENDEIRRLANCRHIFHRGCLDRWMGYDQRTCPLCRTSFIPDDMQSAFNERLWAASGIPEFHSDVSVL, encoded by the coding sequence ATGGGTTTCCCCGTCGGTTACACCGAACTCCTCTTCCCAAAACTCGTCCTCCACCTCCTCTCCATCTTCACCTTCATCCGAAAACTCATCTCCCTCATCTTCTCCCATCTGGGTCTCCCCGATTTCATCGAACCCGACATTCCATGGCCCGAGAACTCAACCCGACCACCCGAATTCGAATCCGTCTCCGCTCTCCTCATCCGCGAAATCCTCCCCGTTGTCAAGTTCAACGAGCTCGTCGACCTGGACCCACCCGAAAGCTGCGCCGTCTGTCTCACGGAGTTCGAGGAAAACGATGAGATCAGACGGTTGGCGAACTGCAGACACATTTTCCACCGAGGTTGTTTGGACCGTTGGATGGGGTATGATCAGAGGACGTGTCCGTTGTGTAGGACTTCGTTTATACCTGATGATATGCAGAGTGCTTTCAATGAGAGACTTTGGGCGGCTTCTGGGATTCCTGAATTTCACTCTGATGTTTCTGTTTTGTAG